One window of the Streptomyces sp. NBC_00259 genome contains the following:
- a CDS encoding SDR family NAD(P)-dependent oxidoreductase, with protein MAKTKWNTSDIPDQGGRTAVITGANTGLGFETAAALAERGAHVVLAVRNTDKGREAAARIAARTPRAAVTVQRLDLSSLDSIRTAAAELRARHDRIDLLINNAGVMWTPKSTTADGFELQLGTNHLGHFALTGLLLDHMLTVPGSRVVTVSSEAHRLRASIDFDDLQSERGYSRTGAYGQSKLANLLFAYELQRRLAGKHATISLAAHPGGAGTELARNSSPPVRVLFERVVVPLFAQDASAGALPTLRAATDPRASGAQFYGPDGITGMRGHPEVVTSSKKSHNTEDQRRLWSVSEQLTGVVHPV; from the coding sequence ATGGCGAAGACCAAGTGGAACACCTCCGACATTCCCGACCAGGGCGGTCGTACCGCGGTGATCACGGGAGCCAACACCGGCCTCGGCTTCGAGACCGCCGCGGCGCTCGCCGAGCGCGGTGCGCATGTGGTCCTCGCGGTGCGCAACACGGACAAGGGCCGTGAGGCCGCCGCCCGGATCGCCGCCAGGACCCCGCGGGCCGCCGTCACCGTCCAGCGGCTCGACCTGAGTTCGCTCGACTCGATCCGTACCGCCGCCGCCGAGCTGCGTGCCCGCCACGACCGCATCGACCTGCTGATCAACAACGCGGGCGTGATGTGGACGCCGAAGTCCACCACCGCGGACGGGTTCGAGCTGCAGCTGGGCACCAATCACCTCGGCCACTTCGCGCTCACCGGCCTGCTGCTCGACCACATGCTCACCGTCCCCGGCTCGCGCGTCGTCACCGTCAGCAGCGAGGCCCACCGGCTGCGTGCCTCGATCGACTTCGACGACCTCCAGTCCGAACGCGGCTACAGCAGGACCGGCGCGTACGGACAGTCCAAGCTGGCCAATCTGCTGTTCGCCTACGAGCTCCAGCGCCGCCTGGCCGGCAAGCACGCCACCATCTCCCTGGCGGCCCACCCCGGCGGCGCGGGCACCGAACTGGCACGCAACTCCAGCCCGCCGGTGCGCGTGCTGTTCGAGAGGGTCGTCGTCCCCCTCTTCGCCCAGGACGCCTCGGCCGGCGCACTCCCGACGCTGCGGGCCGCGACCGACCCGCGGGCGAGCGGCGCGCAGTTCTACGGGCCGGACGGGATCACCGGCATGCGCGGCCACCCCGAGGTCGTCACGTCGAGCAAGAAGTCCCACAACACCGAGGACCAGCGCCGGCTCTGGTCCGTCTCCGAGCAACTGACCGGCGTCGTCCACCCGGTCTGA